The following are encoded together in the Vigna unguiculata cultivar IT97K-499-35 chromosome 2, ASM411807v1, whole genome shotgun sequence genome:
- the LOC114174021 gene encoding uncharacterized protein At5g23160 — protein MAKSKTSLFLCCFGSSHAFESSPTKPSTIPVSNIKKKKRKNKTTTTSCFSWLRIRFTKKSSHKTVPFEASIHSQHAHYSKVKSKSTLPHKPQSPATTNPPPSTQPPATPYYTPTQTRHGLKNNAEDTRQQGRGSPAQAKRQARRLPSTAVRMQTTVKKARNDGVLGMSVVVVTLVIMIFWGRLCAILCTSVWLYCAPRLGKIGGLNDDGNPKTTSSNEVDLDSEEYKKKVIMEGLLGRNHRAVL, from the exons ATGGCCAAATCCAAAACCTCTCTTTTTCTATGTTGTTTTGGCTCTTCCCATGCCTTcgaatcttctcccacaaaacCCTCTACTATTCCTGTCTCAAACatcaagaagaaaaagaggaagaacAAAACTACTACCACAAGTTGTTTTTCATGGCTAAGAATTCGATTCACCAAGAAATCATCTCACAAAACGGTGCCGTTTGAAGCTTCAATTCACTCTCAGCATGCTCATTATTCCAAGGTCAAGTCAAAGTCAACTCTTCCTCATAAGCCTCAGTCTCCGGCAACCACCAACCCTCCGCCGTCCACTCAGCCACCCGCCACACCCTATTATACCCCCACACAG ACAAGACACGGTTTAAAGAACAACGCAGAGGACACGCGTCAACAGGGGAGAGGTTCTCCTGCTCAAGCAAAACGGCAGGCGCGGCGGCTGCCGTCGACGGCGGTGCGAATGCAAACGACAGTTAAGAAGGCACGAAACGACGGTGTTTTAGGCATGTCGGTGGTGGTGGTAACTTTGGTGATTATGATATTCTGGGGTCGTTTATGTGCCATTCTCTGCACTTCGGTGTGGCTCTACTGTGCTCCGCGTTTGGGGAAAATTGGTGGCCTAAACGACGACGGAAACCCCAAAACGACGTCGTCCAACGAGGTGGATTTGGATTCGGAGGAGTACAAGAAGAAAGTGATAATGGAGGGTCTGCTTGGGAGAAATCACAGAGCAGTgctttga
- the LOC114174061 gene encoding uncharacterized protein LOC114174061: MIWLLSGLQFQVPVAAYLRALRFQEHFRPRKLDVALKAHFVLSSSFSFIQSKMALFQKLQEAVRTLVKRPAFARDPRQLQFEADINRLFLYLSYNRLGKNADEARAEEIIEMASKASFADQQMQVQENVHSQFKKFCTFMDEILLPNEKMVNEHEPESTVPRRSGLSFAVGRSDPAQNNNAAPMTIPLSRAEVSQNLKNQLGYTVNVKPSQIPHKDAGQGLFLDGTVDVGAVVAFYPGIVYSPAYYRYIPGYPKVDALNPYLITRYDGNVINAQPWGCGGDNRELWNGWKTGEIKPDVKKGEPERGSERFWKLLSKPLEGYKGDNTEVIERRNPLALAHFANHPPKGVQPNVMICPYDFPLTESNMRVYVPNLLFGNAEVNMRRFGSFWFKGGSKISGSHVPILKTLVLVATRPLQDEELLLNYRLSNRKRRPEWYIPVDEEEDRRRWS; encoded by the exons ATGATCTGGCTGCTTTCTGGGCTTCAATTTCAAGTTCCAGTTGCGGCGTATCTCCGAGCTCTACGGTTCCAAG AACATTTCCGGCCTAGAAAACTCGATGTTGCATTGAAAGCACATTTTGTTCTGAGTAGCTCTTTCTCTTTCATCCAGTCAAAGATGGCTTTGTTTCAGAAACTTCAAGAG GCTGTGAGAACCCTTGTAAAGCGCCCTGCTTTTGCTAGGGATCCTAGACAACTACAATTTGAAGCTGACATTAACCGGTTGTTCCTTTATTTAAG CTATAATCGTCTAGGAAAGAATGCGGATGAAGCACGTGCCGAAGAGATTATTGAAATGGCAAGTAAAGCCTCGTTTGCTGATCAACAAATGCAAGTACAAGAAAATGTTCattcacaatttaaaaaattttgcacCTTCATGGATGAAATTCTACTTCCAAATGAAAAGATGGTAAATGAACATGAACCAGAAAGCACTGTGCCTCGCCGAAGTGGCCTTAGTTTTGCTGTGGGTAGGAGTGATCCAGCCCAAAATAATAATG CTGCCCCCATGACAATACCATTAAGCCGGGCTGAAGTTTCTCAAAATCTGAAAAATCAACTTGGCTACACTGTTAATGTCAAACCTTCTCAGATACCTCACAAGGATGCTGGCCAAGGTCTTTTCTTAGATGGCACAGTAGATGTTGGTGCTGTGGTGGCCTTTTATCCAGGCATAGTCTACTCTCCAGCTTATTACCGTTACATTCCAGGGTACCCGAAGGTTGATGCACTGAACCCTTATTTGATTACTAGATATGATGGGAATGTCATCAATGCTCAACCTTGGGGTTGTGGAGGTGACAACCGAGAACTGTGGAATGGTTGGAAAACAGGGGAAATCAAGCCTGATGTGAAAAAAGGTGAGCCTGAGAGAGGTTCAGAAAGGTTTTGGAAACTTCTTAGTAAGCCTTTGGAAGGCTACAAAGGAGATAACACTGAAGTGATCGAGCGTAGAAACCCATTAGCCTTAGCTCATTTTGCCAATCACCCTCCTAAAGGGGTGCAACCAAATGTCATGATTTGCCCCTATGACTTTCCATTGACTGAAAGCAACATGAGAGTCTACGTTCCAAATTTATTGTTTGGAAATGCAGAGGTAAATATGAGGAGATTTGGAAGCTTTTGGTTCAAGGGAGGGTCAAAAATTAGCGGATCACATGTTCCAATACTGAAAACTCTTGTTCTGGTTGCTACTAGGCCTCTTCAAGATGAGGAACTCCTTCTTAATTACAGGCTGAGCAACAGGAAGCGGAGACCAGAATGGTATATTCCAGTGGATGAAGAAGAGGACAGGAGAAGATGGAGTTAG